In Paracoccaceae bacterium Fryx2, a single genomic region encodes these proteins:
- the acs gene encoding acetate--CoA ligase: MSDQVVAQGVHEASADFVSNAHVDAAAYNKMYANSVADPVAFWAEQGKRLDWIQDYTKVKNTDFTLGQVSIKWFEDGTLNVSSNCIDRHVARRGSQTAIIWEPDNPATPTLHITYAELLENTCRMANVLKAHGVRKGDRVVLYLPMIPEAAYAMLACARIGAIHSIVFAGFSPDALANRINDSQARIVITADYAPRGGRKTPLKANADAALLHCNDHVKCMVVRHTGDQLSWLPERDIDVKAEMAEAAPYCAYVEMNAEDPLFILYTSGSTGKPKGVVHTSGGYLVYAAMTHQMTFDYHDGDVFWCTADVGWVTGHSYIIYGPLANGATTVMFEGVPTYPDAGRFWEVCAKHKVTQFYTAPTAIRSLMGMGAQWVEKHDLSSLKLLGSVGEPINPEAWNWYNTHVGKGNCPIVDTFWQTETGGHLITPLPGAIPQKPGSATKPFFGVTPVILDPATAHVQEATETEGVLCIADSWPGQMRTLWGDHERFEEAYFSQYRGYYFTGDGCRRDADGYYWITGRVDDVINVSGHRMGTAEVESALVAHSAVAEAAVVGYPHDIKGQGIYAYVTLMNGVEPSDDLRRDLVKWVRTEIGPIASPDLIQWSPGLPKTRSGKIMRRILRKIAENDYAALGDTSTLADPSVVEDLIENRMNRA, translated from the coding sequence ATGTCGGATCAAGTCGTGGCGCAGGGCGTCCATGAGGCGTCTGCCGATTTCGTGAGCAACGCGCATGTCGATGCGGCGGCCTACAACAAGATGTATGCCAACTCGGTCGCGGACCCCGTGGCCTTCTGGGCCGAGCAGGGCAAGCGGCTTGACTGGATTCAGGACTATACCAAGGTCAAGAACACCGACTTCACGCTGGGTCAGGTGTCGATCAAGTGGTTCGAGGACGGCACGCTGAACGTCTCGTCCAACTGCATCGACCGGCATGTGGCGCGGCGCGGCAGCCAGACCGCGATCATCTGGGAGCCCGACAACCCGGCCACCCCGACGCTGCACATCACCTATGCCGAACTGCTGGAAAACACCTGCCGCATGGCCAACGTGCTCAAGGCGCATGGCGTGCGCAAGGGTGACCGCGTCGTGCTTTACCTGCCGATGATTCCCGAGGCCGCCTACGCCATGCTGGCCTGCGCCCGGATCGGGGCGATCCATTCCATCGTGTTCGCCGGCTTCTCTCCCGATGCGCTGGCCAACCGGATCAACGACTCGCAGGCGCGCATCGTGATCACCGCCGACTATGCGCCGCGCGGCGGCCGCAAGACGCCGCTGAAGGCCAATGCCGACGCGGCCCTGCTGCACTGCAACGACCATGTGAAGTGCATGGTGGTCCGGCACACCGGCGACCAGCTGTCGTGGCTGCCCGAGCGCGACATCGACGTGAAGGCCGAGATGGCCGAAGCCGCGCCATATTGCGCCTATGTCGAGATGAACGCTGAAGACCCGCTGTTCATCCTCTACACCTCGGGATCGACCGGCAAGCCGAAGGGGGTGGTGCACACCTCGGGCGGCTATCTGGTCTATGCCGCGATGACGCATCAGATGACCTTCGACTATCACGACGGCGACGTGTTCTGGTGCACGGCGGACGTGGGCTGGGTCACCGGGCACAGCTACATCATCTACGGCCCGCTGGCGAACGGCGCCACCACCGTGATGTTCGAGGGCGTGCCGACCTATCCCGACGCGGGCCGCTTCTGGGAAGTGTGCGCCAAGCACAAGGTCACCCAGTTCTACACCGCCCCGACCGCGATCCGCAGCCTGATGGGCATGGGCGCGCAATGGGTGGAAAAGCACGACCTGAGCAGCCTGAAACTGCTGGGCTCGGTCGGCGAGCCGATCAACCCCGAGGCGTGGAACTGGTACAACACCCATGTCGGCAAGGGCAATTGCCCGATCGTCGACACCTTCTGGCAGACCGAGACCGGCGGCCACCTGATCACGCCGCTGCCGGGCGCCATTCCGCAAAAGCCGGGGTCGGCGACGAAGCCGTTCTTCGGGGTGACGCCGGTCATCCTCGACCCGGCGACGGCGCATGTGCAGGAAGCCACCGAAACCGAAGGCGTGCTGTGCATCGCCGACAGCTGGCCGGGGCAGATGCGCACGCTCTGGGGCGACCACGAGCGGTTCGAGGAGGCGTATTTCAGCCAGTATCGCGGCTATTACTTCACCGGCGACGGCTGCCGCCGCGATGCCGACGGCTATTACTGGATCACCGGCCGGGTCGATGACGTGATCAACGTCTCGGGTCACCGCATGGGCACGGCCGAGGTTGAATCGGCGCTGGTGGCGCACTCGGCCGTGGCCGAGGCCGCCGTGGTCGGCTATCCGCACGACATCAAGGGACAGGGCATCTATGCCTATGTCACGCTGATGAACGGGGTCGAGCCCTCGGACGACCTGCGCCGCGATCTGGTGAAATGGGTCCGCACCGAGATCGGCCCGATCGCCAGCCCCGACCTGATCCAGTGGTCGCCCGGCCTGCCCAAGACCCGCTCGGGCAAGATCATGCGCCGCATCCTGCGCAAGATCGCCGAGAACGACTATGCCGCGCTGGGCGATACCTCGACGCTGGCCGATCCGTCGGTGGTCGAGGATCTGATCGAGAACCGGATGAACCGGGCCTGA
- a CDS encoding SulP family inorganic anion transporter: protein MPDSSRAPTFTEQFLPKIFTVLREGYGLRELRDDAIAGLTVAIVALPLSMAIAIASGVGPERGLYTAIVGGFLVSLLSGSRFQVGGPAGAFIVLVSACVTATGIDGLMLATFLSGILLMITGALRLGTYIRFIPYPVTVGFTTGIAVIIFASQIKDLLGLSVDGQEPGEIIAKVETLWAARETLTPAAVGVAFVTIATIVGMKKFRPQWPGMLIAVIATGLAVALLDLPVQTIGTKFGELPRVLPAPALPVINAETLMAALPWALTFTLLGAIESLLSAVVADGMTGRQHRSNAELIGQGVANMGSAVFGGFCVTGTIARTATNVRAGSRGPVSGMLHALFILAFMLVAAPLAAYIPLAALAGVLAVVAWNMAEKEELWALIRSSRGDAMVVIVTLLLVVFRDLTEGIIVGFALGGLVFIRRMSDATVVRRSPETEGRYDPTAASDKNMVVYHLSGPFFFGAAAQLGSVLDRIADHPRAFVVDFSDVPFIDSSGARSFELLGRKCHRQGGQLFLVGTNSELRRVLLAAGVREPHVRYLPDVAGVRDVLRATPPA from the coding sequence ATGCCAGACTCAAGTCGTGCCCCGACTTTTACGGAACAGTTCCTGCCCAAGATTTTTACCGTGTTGCGAGAGGGGTATGGCCTGCGCGAGTTGCGCGACGACGCGATTGCCGGGCTGACGGTGGCGATCGTGGCGCTACCCCTGTCCATGGCGATCGCGATTGCCAGCGGGGTCGGCCCCGAACGCGGGTTGTACACCGCCATCGTCGGCGGCTTTCTGGTTTCCTTGCTGAGCGGCAGCCGCTTTCAGGTCGGCGGGCCGGCCGGGGCGTTCATCGTGCTGGTCTCGGCCTGCGTCACCGCGACCGGGATCGACGGGCTGATGCTGGCCACGTTTCTTTCGGGCATCCTGCTGATGATCACGGGGGCGCTGCGGCTGGGCACCTATATCCGCTTCATCCCCTATCCGGTGACGGTCGGCTTCACGACGGGCATCGCGGTGATCATCTTTGCCAGCCAGATCAAGGATCTGCTGGGGCTGTCGGTTGACGGGCAGGAGCCGGGCGAGATCATAGCCAAGGTCGAAACGCTGTGGGCGGCGCGGGAAACGCTGACGCCTGCGGCGGTGGGCGTGGCGTTTGTGACGATTGCCACCATCGTGGGAATGAAGAAGTTCAGGCCGCAATGGCCGGGGATGCTGATCGCGGTGATCGCGACCGGGCTGGCGGTGGCGCTGCTTGACCTGCCTGTGCAGACCATCGGCACCAAGTTCGGCGAGTTGCCGCGCGTGCTGCCCGCGCCCGCGCTGCCGGTGATCAATGCCGAGACGCTGATGGCGGCGCTGCCCTGGGCGCTGACCTTCACGCTGCTGGGGGCGATTGAGTCGCTTCTGTCGGCGGTGGTGGCCGACGGAATGACTGGGCGGCAGCACCGGTCCAACGCCGAGCTGATCGGGCAGGGGGTCGCCAACATGGGGTCGGCGGTCTTTGGCGGCTTCTGCGTCACGGGCACCATCGCGCGCACCGCGACCAACGTGCGCGCCGGGTCGCGCGGGCCGGTTTCGGGAATGCTGCACGCACTGTTCATCCTGGCCTTCATGCTGGTGGCGGCACCGCTGGCGGCCTACATCCCGCTGGCGGCGCTGGCCGGGGTGCTGGCGGTCGTCGCCTGGAACATGGCCGAGAAGGAGGAGCTCTGGGCGCTGATCCGGTCTTCGCGCGGCGATGCGATGGTGGTGATCGTGACGCTGCTGCTGGTGGTGTTCCGCGACCTGACCGAAGGCATCATCGTGGGCTTTGCGCTGGGCGGGCTGGTGTTCATCCGCCGCATGTCGGATGCGACGGTGGTGCGCCGGTCGCCCGAAACCGAAGGCCGCTATGACCCGACTGCGGCCAGCGACAAGAACATGGTAGTCTATCACCTGAGCGGGCCGTTCTTCTTTGGCGCCGCCGCCCAGCTTGGCTCGGTGCTGGACCGGATCGCCGACCATCCGCGTGCCTTTGTGGTCGATTTCTCGGACGTGCCGTTCATCGACAGCTCGGGCGCGCGGTCGTTCGAACTGCTGGGGCGCAAGTGCCACCGGCAGGGCGGGCAGCTGTTCCTGGTGGGCACCAATTCCGAACTGCGCCGCGTGCTGCTGGCGGCCGGGGTGCGCGAGCCGCATGTGCGCTACCTGCCCGACGTGGCGGGGGTGCGGGACGTGCTGCGCGCCACGCCCCCGGCCTGA
- a CDS encoding pyridoxamine 5'-phosphate oxidase family protein, with the protein MQQRPDPVAPADPESRAQALALLAQARHAALAVIDPDGAPGISRIALGLCPDGLPLTLISALAPHTAALRARPVAALMVGDPGPKGDPLTSPRLMVRVTATFLDRAAPGHAALRDHWLSGHPKARLYVDFADFAFVRLTPLSALLNGGFGRAFRLTPDDLCP; encoded by the coding sequence ATGCAACAGCGCCCCGACCCCGTGGCCCCCGCCGACCCCGAGTCCCGCGCACAGGCGCTGGCGCTTCTGGCGCAGGCCCGCCATGCAGCACTTGCGGTGATCGACCCCGACGGCGCCCCCGGCATCAGCCGCATCGCGCTCGGGCTTTGCCCGGACGGGCTGCCGCTGACGCTGATATCGGCCCTTGCCCCCCATACGGCGGCGCTGCGGGCCCGGCCGGTCGCGGCGCTGATGGTCGGGGACCCCGGACCCAAGGGCGACCCGCTGACCAGCCCGCGCCTGATGGTCCGCGTGACCGCGACCTTCCTCGACCGCGCGGCACCCGGCCACGCCGCCCTGCGCGACCACTGGCTGTCGGGCCACCCCAAGGCAAGGCTTTACGTCGATTTCGCCGATTTCGCCTTTGTCCGCCTCACGCCCCTGTCGGCGCTGCTGAACGGCGGCTTCGGCCGCGCCTTCCGGCTGACGCCCGACGATCTCTGCCCCTGA
- a CDS encoding glycosyl hydrolase family 28-related protein, with product MNKAITDGLVLMPPPFSAGLNLWSREDGTPGSGSWAGQPNAAYVPADQDFGGCLELQKTESTQKLRCFAQIPMQPGMYLRVTARVKALAGNLPSVRIAGWAGSVTGGNVAAAVQQGPSVALTSYGAVVTVQAIIGGGNRQGVDMVWGTVPVYGHLGLDLTGATGGVVRIDDIVIEDVTDVFHRKMMDWVDVRDYGAVGDGVTDDTAAFAAADAAAAGRMVLVSAGSYYLGSHMTFESRVRFEGTVTMPAAMRLACTRNYDLDTYAAAFGSEIAGFRKALQALFYFTDHVTLDLSGRRIDLAEPIDVAAVCGLASFAQRRLLTNGQFNALTGSAWDSATTTSVATYSVADPGRLTGVANVANIEVGSRITGTGVGREVYVRSKNIGAGTVELSQPLWGAAGTRNFSFTRYRYILDFSGFSALSKFEITDIEFQCNGRASGIMLAPAGSVFRMADCVVNLPKDRGMTSTGAGCQGLLLDQCQFLSNEQGVVAQDRTTVALNVNSNDTKIRNNRIVRFAHFAVLKGSGHMILGNHFFQGDDSAAGLRRAGLVFTQTNVSSIVSGNYVDNCFIEWTNEHDQSPEFFNEFSFGGLNINTNIFIASNVAPSFRWIVITPYGPGHFISGMSIVGNSFRVYNATIDRVEKVDTSFATLDYGRFRNVLVDTNSFNAVEQGTVSPVTIEHTQNTAADTWVVDGSAFMPFGAWARNVRSVVAEGAITSAANVAQTITPFVQVEQGPGKGMVNLRWPSAVKGMVHVTLRCDNPV from the coding sequence ATGAACAAGGCGATTACCGACGGGCTGGTGCTGATGCCGCCGCCGTTTTCGGCGGGGCTGAACCTGTGGTCGCGCGAGGATGGCACGCCGGGTTCCGGCTCCTGGGCGGGGCAGCCGAATGCGGCCTATGTCCCGGCCGATCAGGATTTCGGCGGCTGTCTGGAACTGCAGAAGACCGAATCCACCCAGAAGCTGCGCTGTTTCGCGCAGATCCCGATGCAGCCCGGCATGTATCTGCGGGTCACCGCGCGCGTCAAGGCGCTGGCGGGCAACCTGCCGTCGGTGCGGATCGCGGGCTGGGCCGGGTCCGTCACCGGCGGCAATGTCGCGGCGGCGGTCCAGCAGGGGCCGTCTGTCGCGCTGACCTCCTATGGCGCGGTGGTGACGGTTCAGGCGATCATCGGCGGCGGCAACCGGCAGGGCGTCGACATGGTCTGGGGCACGGTGCCGGTCTATGGCCACCTGGGGCTGGACCTGACGGGGGCCACCGGCGGCGTGGTGCGGATCGACGACATCGTGATCGAGGATGTGACCGACGTGTTCCATCGCAAGATGATGGACTGGGTCGATGTGCGCGACTATGGCGCGGTGGGCGATGGTGTCACCGATGACACCGCGGCCTTTGCTGCGGCGGATGCGGCGGCGGCGGGGCGGATGGTGCTGGTTTCGGCGGGCAGCTACTACCTTGGCAGCCACATGACGTTCGAAAGCCGGGTCCGGTTCGAGGGCACGGTGACGATGCCTGCGGCGATGCGGCTTGCCTGCACGCGCAACTACGATCTGGACACCTATGCCGCCGCCTTCGGGTCCGAGATCGCCGGGTTCCGCAAGGCGCTTCAGGCGCTGTTCTACTTCACCGACCATGTCACGCTGGACCTGAGCGGGCGGCGCATCGACCTGGCCGAGCCGATTGACGTGGCGGCGGTCTGTGGGCTGGCCTCGTTCGCGCAGCGCCGCCTGCTGACCAACGGCCAGTTCAACGCGCTGACCGGCAGCGCCTGGGACAGTGCCACCACGACCTCGGTCGCGACCTACAGCGTCGCCGATCCGGGGCGGCTGACCGGGGTCGCCAACGTGGCGAACATCGAGGTCGGCTCGCGCATCACCGGCACCGGCGTCGGGCGCGAGGTCTATGTGCGGTCGAAGAACATCGGCGCGGGGACCGTCGAGCTGAGCCAGCCCCTGTGGGGCGCCGCGGGCACGCGCAACTTCAGCTTCACCCGCTACCGCTACATCCTGGATTTCAGCGGTTTCAGCGCGCTGAGCAAGTTCGAGATCACCGATATCGAGTTCCAGTGCAACGGGCGCGCCTCGGGCATCATGCTGGCGCCGGCCGGGTCGGTGTTCCGCATGGCCGACTGCGTGGTGAACCTGCCCAAGGACCGCGGCATGACCTCGACCGGCGCGGGCTGTCAGGGCCTGCTGCTGGACCAGTGCCAGTTCCTGTCGAACGAACAGGGGGTCGTGGCGCAGGACCGCACCACCGTCGCGCTGAACGTCAACAGCAACGACACCAAGATCCGCAACAACCGCATCGTGCGCTTTGCCCATTTCGCGGTGCTGAAGGGGTCGGGCCACATGATCCTGGGGAACCACTTCTTTCAGGGCGACGACAGTGCGGCGGGGCTGCGCCGGGCGGGGCTGGTGTTCACCCAGACCAATGTCAGCTCGATCGTGTCGGGCAACTATGTCGACAACTGCTTCATCGAATGGACCAACGAGCACGACCAGTCGCCCGAGTTCTTCAACGAGTTTTCCTTTGGCGGGCTGAACATCAACACCAACATCTTCATCGCCTCGAACGTGGCGCCCAGCTTCCGCTGGATCGTGATCACGCCCTACGGTCCGGGGCATTTCATCAGCGGCATGAGCATCGTCGGCAACAGCTTCCGCGTCTACAACGCCACGATCGACCGGGTGGAAAAGGTCGATACCAGCTTTGCCACGCTGGACTACGGCCGCTTCCGCAACGTGCTGGTCGATACCAATTCGTTCAACGCGGTGGAGCAGGGCACGGTCAGCCCGGTGACGATCGAGCATACCCAGAACACCGCCGCCGACACCTGGGTGGTTGACGGATCGGCCTTCATGCCGTTCGGGGCCTGGGCGCGCAATGTGCGCTCGGTCGTGGCGGAAGGTGCGATCACCAGCGCCGCGAACGTGGCGCAGACGATCACGCCCTTTGTTCAGGTCGAACAGGGGCCGGGGAAGGGCATGGTGAACCTGCGCTGGCCGTCGGCGGTCAAGGGGATGGTGCATGTCACGCTGCGCTGCGACAACCCGGTGTAA
- a CDS encoding DUF4864 domain-containing protein, protein MRHAVYGLLLAASLATPPSADEPRNSGIEATINGQIAAFLADDFSRAFTFASPGVRDIFRNAENFGTMVKRGYPMVWRPADVKMLELRRVAGGLWQRVMVRDQGGRIHMLDYQMVETPEGWQINAVQLLPHTGVGA, encoded by the coding sequence ATGCGTCATGCCGTTTACGGACTGCTTCTTGCCGCCTCGCTCGCCACGCCGCCCAGCGCCGACGAGCCGCGCAACAGCGGCATCGAGGCCACGATCAACGGCCAGATCGCGGCCTTCCTGGCCGACGACTTTTCCCGCGCCTTCACCTTCGCCTCGCCCGGCGTCAGGGACATCTTCCGGAATGCCGAGAACTTCGGCACCATGGTGAAGCGCGGCTATCCGATGGTGTGGCGCCCGGCCGACGTGAAGATGCTGGAACTGCGCCGCGTGGCGGGCGGGCTGTGGCAGCGGGTGATGGTCAGGGATCAGGGCGGGCGGATCCACATGCTCGACTACCAGATGGTCGAGACCCCCGAGGGCTGGCAGATCAACGCCGTGCAGCTTCTGCCGCACACCGGCGTGGGGGCCTGA
- a CDS encoding lysine--tRNA ligase — protein MSALRDAALKSKAWPFEEARRIAKRYEKKAPAKGHVLFETGYGPSGLPHIGTFGEVARTTMIRRAFEVISDIPTRLICFSDDLDGMRKIPDNVPQPEMLEGHRQKPLTSVPDPFGQYESFGAHNNAMLRRFLDTFGFEYEFISATDFYRSGRFDATLRLACERYDAIMEIMLASLREERQQTYSCFLPISPLSGRVLYVPMKEVNAKDGTITFEGEDGRDCTLPVTGGNVKLQWKPDFGARWAALDVDFEMYGKDHSTNTPIYDGICEVLGGRKPEHFSYELFLDETGQKISKSKGNGLTIDEWLTYAATESLSYFMYLKPKTAKRMHFDVIPKAVDEYHQQLRAYPGQDVEAQVNNPVWHIHHGQPPASHMVVSFAMLLNLASVSAATDKAGLWGFIKRYAPDASPETHPDLDAAAEFAVRYFRDFVAPTRAFRLADAREAAAMAELRARLAVWEGGADADALQTMVFAVGNEHGFAPLRDWFKALYEVLLGASEGPRFGGFIALYGVQETIALIDRGLAGSLAPAAA, from the coding sequence ATGTCCGCTCTTCGTGACGCTGCACTGAAATCGAAAGCCTGGCCGTTCGAGGAGGCCCGGCGCATTGCCAAGCGTTATGAAAAGAAGGCGCCGGCGAAGGGCCACGTTCTGTTCGAGACCGGCTACGGGCCAAGCGGCCTGCCCCATATCGGCACCTTCGGCGAGGTGGCGCGCACCACGATGATCCGCCGGGCGTTCGAGGTGATCTCGGACATCCCGACGCGGCTGATCTGCTTTTCCGACGATCTGGACGGGATGCGCAAGATCCCCGACAACGTGCCGCAGCCCGAGATGCTGGAAGGGCACCGCCAGAAGCCGCTGACCTCGGTGCCCGACCCGTTCGGGCAATACGAAAGCTTCGGCGCGCACAACAACGCCATGCTGCGGCGGTTTCTCGACACCTTCGGCTTTGAATACGAATTCATCAGCGCCACCGACTTCTACCGCTCGGGCCGGTTCGACGCGACGCTGCGGCTGGCCTGCGAACGCTATGACGCGATCATGGAGATCATGCTGGCGTCGTTGCGCGAGGAGCGGCAGCAGACCTATTCCTGCTTCCTGCCGATCTCGCCCTTGTCGGGGCGGGTGCTTTACGTGCCGATGAAGGAGGTGAATGCCAAGGACGGCACCATCACCTTCGAGGGCGAGGATGGCCGCGACTGCACCCTGCCGGTGACCGGCGGCAACGTGAAGCTGCAATGGAAGCCCGATTTCGGCGCGCGCTGGGCGGCGCTGGATGTCGATTTCGAGATGTACGGCAAGGACCACAGCACCAACACCCCGATCTACGACGGCATCTGCGAGGTGCTGGGCGGGCGCAAGCCCGAGCATTTCAGCTATGAGCTGTTCCTTGACGAGACCGGGCAGAAGATCTCCAAATCCAAGGGCAACGGGCTGACGATCGACGAGTGGCTGACCTATGCCGCCACGGAAAGCCTGAGCTATTTCATGTATCTCAAGCCCAAGACCGCCAAGCGGATGCATTTCGACGTGATCCCCAAGGCGGTTGACGAATATCACCAGCAGTTGCGCGCCTACCCGGGCCAGGATGTCGAGGCGCAGGTGAACAACCCGGTCTGGCACATCCACCATGGCCAGCCCCCTGCGTCGCACATGGTGGTCAGCTTCGCGATGCTGCTGAACCTGGCGTCCGTGTCGGCGGCGACCGACAAGGCCGGGCTCTGGGGCTTCATCAAGCGTTACGCGCCCGATGCCTCGCCCGAAACCCACCCCGACCTGGACGCGGCGGCCGAATTTGCCGTGCGCTATTTCCGCGACTTCGTGGCCCCGACCCGGGCGTTCCGTCTGGCCGATGCCCGCGAGGCGGCGGCGATGGCCGAACTGCGGGCAAGGCTGGCCGTGTGGGAGGGCGGCGCGGATGCCGACGCCCTGCAGACCATGGTGTTCGCGGTCGGCAACGAGCATGGCTTCGCCCCGCTGCGCGACTGGTTCAAGGCTCTCTACGAGGTGCTGCTGGGTGCCTCGGAAGGGCCGCGCTTCGGCGGGTTCATCGCTCTTTACGGCGTACAGGAAACTATCGCGCTGATCGACCGGGGGCTGGCGGGGTCACTGGCGCCGGCGGCGGCCTGA
- a CDS encoding tellurite resistance TerB family protein, which translates to MTQVPETPASLSPQDALVAIMIAVSASDETIRTSELVAIQRIVNHQPIFADYDDDRIRQIAQTVFDLFEEEDGLDALFGLIRDGLPERFNETAYALACDVVAADGKLRDTELRMLEEIRHELNVDRLHAAAIEWGARARHLRL; encoded by the coding sequence ATGACCCAAGTGCCCGAAACGCCCGCCTCGCTGTCACCGCAGGATGCCCTTGTCGCGATCATGATCGCGGTCTCCGCGTCAGACGAAACCATCCGCACCTCGGAACTGGTGGCGATCCAGCGCATCGTGAACCACCAGCCGATCTTCGCCGATTACGACGACGACCGCATCCGCCAGATCGCCCAGACCGTGTTCGACCTGTTCGAGGAGGAGGACGGGCTCGACGCCCTGTTCGGCCTGATCCGCGACGGCCTCCCCGAGAGGTTCAACGAAACCGCCTATGCGCTGGCCTGCGACGTGGTGGCGGCCGACGGCAAGCTGCGCGACACCGAGCTGCGGATGCTGGAGGAGATCCGGCACGAGCTGAATGTCGACCGACTGCACGCCGCCGCCATCGAATGGGGCGCCCGCGCCCGGCACCTCCGCCTCTAG
- the dacB gene encoding D-alanyl-D-alanine carboxypeptidase/D-alanyl-D-alanine-endopeptidase, with amino-acid sequence MSGNAQMISRRWLLGALLAGVAVPAAAEAPLTSLFPMPRGATLRAPVPKPAAALIEAAKLGGAVGFVVADAATGEVLESIGARLARPPASTLKAITALYALERLGAGHRFATRLLATGPLVGGRIEGDLVLVGSGDPTLSTDVLGDMAEALAALGVREVAGRYLAFGGALPAVSRIDPGQPDHVGYNPGISGLNLNYNRVHFEWKRAGGGYDVAMDARAERFVPRVSMSRMQVVNRSVPLFTYQQGDSADNWTVAQAALGQGGSRWMPVRHPDVYAAEVFQTLALAQGVKLPVAGFVRVLPEGRVLVERQSADLTPMLRDLLRFSTNLTAEVVGLTASGARTLEGSAGQMAAWAAERYGLRARFVDHSGLGAGSRIAQADMVAALVAGRNGAAGPQLHGVLRDFGMRDAQGRVIEGHPVRVLAKTGTLNFVSGLAGYMVPKAGRELAFAVFASDLARRGRLDLAEREQPPGGEDWTRRARQLQARLLDRWAGLYIA; translated from the coding sequence ATGAGCGGGAACGCACAGATGATTTCGCGGCGATGGCTGCTGGGGGCGCTGCTGGCGGGCGTGGCGGTGCCTGCGGCGGCAGAGGCGCCGTTGACCTCGCTGTTCCCGATGCCGCGCGGGGCCACCCTGCGGGCGCCGGTGCCGAAGCCCGCCGCGGCGCTGATCGAGGCGGCAAAGCTGGGCGGGGCGGTGGGGTTCGTGGTGGCCGATGCCGCGACCGGCGAGGTGCTGGAAAGCATCGGCGCGCGGCTGGCGCGGCCGCCGGCCAGCACGCTGAAGGCGATCACCGCGCTGTATGCGCTGGAGCGGCTGGGGGCGGGGCACCGCTTTGCCACGCGGCTGCTGGCGACCGGGCCGCTGGTGGGTGGGCGGATCGAGGGCGATCTGGTGCTGGTGGGGTCGGGCGATCCGACGCTGTCGACCGATGTTCTGGGCGACATGGCGGAGGCGCTGGCGGCGCTGGGGGTGCGTGAGGTGGCAGGGCGTTATCTGGCCTTTGGCGGGGCCTTGCCGGCCGTTTCCCGCATCGACCCGGGACAGCCCGACCATGTCGGCTACAACCCCGGCATTTCGGGGCTGAACCTGAATTACAACCGGGTGCATTTCGAGTGGAAGCGGGCGGGCGGCGGCTATGACGTGGCGATGGATGCCCGGGCCGAACGTTTCGTGCCGCGGGTGTCGATGTCGCGGATGCAGGTGGTGAACCGCTCGGTGCCGCTGTTCACCTATCAGCAGGGCGATTCCGCCGACAACTGGACGGTGGCGCAGGCGGCGCTGGGGCAGGGCGGCAGCCGCTGGATGCCGGTGCGGCACCCCGATGTCTATGCCGCCGAGGTGTTCCAGACGCTGGCGCTGGCGCAGGGGGTGAAGCTGCCGGTGGCCGGGTTCGTGCGGGTGCTGCCCGAGGGCCGGGTGCTGGTGGAACGGCAGAGCGCCGATCTGACGCCGATGCTGCGCGATCTCTTGCGGTTCTCGACCAACCTGACCGCCGAGGTGGTGGGGCTGACCGCCTCGGGCGCGCGGACGTTGGAGGGATCGGCCGGGCAGATGGCGGCATGGGCGGCGGAACGCTACGGGCTGCGGGCGCGGTTTGTCGATCATTCCGGCCTGGGGGCGGGGTCGCGCATCGCGCAGGCCGACATGGTGGCGGCGCTGGTGGCGGGGCGCAACGGGGCGGCGGGGCCGCAACTGCATGGCGTGCTGCGCGATTTCGGGATGCGCGACGCCCAGGGCAGGGTGATCGAGGGCCATCCGGTGCGGGTGCTGGCCAAGACCGGAACGCTGAACTTCGTCTCGGGGCTGGCGGGCTACATGGTGCCGAAGGCCGGGCGCGAACTGGCGTTTGCGGTCTTTGCCAGCGATCTGGCGCGGCGCGGGCGGCTGGACCTTGCCGAACGCGAGCAGCCCCCCGGCGGCGAGGACTGGACCCGCCGCGCCCGGCAGTTGCAGGCGCGGCTGCTGGACCGCTGGGCCGGGCTTTACATCGCCTAG